The window GTCAATGGCTGGTCCGCTGCAGGTTCCCTCTCCGGTGCCGCTGCCAAGCATTGCCTCGACGAGTTGATGGTCGTGGACGGTATTCTCGGTATCCTCGATCATGCCCGCATGCCCGTCCCGCTTTCCGAGTTGCCCGAGAATGTCCAGGGCATGCTCGCCGATCGTCAGAAGGCACGCGAAGCCAAGGATTTCGAAGCGTCCGATGCGCTCCGCGATCTCATCGCCAAGGCTGGCTACCGATTGGAAGACACCGCCAAGATTCCCCGCGTGTTTAGAAATTAAGAATGCCGTCCGGTGAAACCTCGCCGGACGGGCGTTCCCAACTTCCTCCTGAACTTTTTGTCGCTCGCTTCGCTTGAAGTGGTGCGCAAGAATGGCCGAGCCTCTTGATAAAGCCCGGCTATTCCTGCGTCTGCGACAATTTCATGAATTCTCATTTCAATTGTTGACAATGCAACAATCCTTCCGTAGAACCCCTCTTCTCAATTGTTAACAAGTCAACAAAAACGGTTTTCATACATGATCTTCAAAGAGACAAAAAAGAAAAGCCCAAGCTACCGGGCTGCCCGCATATTCAGGACCAACGCCTGTCTCCTGGACAAAAAGCTGGCTGCGCTTGGCCTGTGCCATGGCCAGCTTCCCTACCTGCTCGGCGTTGCCACGCAGGCCGGACAGACGCAGGACGAATTGGCGACATCCATTCGCGTCCATCGCGCTGCCACAGCCCGAACCCTCAAGGGAATGGAAGATGCAGGGCTCATCACCCGCAAGGAAAACCCTGAGAATCGACGTCAAAAGCTGGTCTATCCCACGGACAAGGCAAACGCTCTGATTGACGACGTACTTGCCATTCTCGATGAGCAGAATGAACTGATGCTTAAAGGCTTCACCACAGAAGAGAAGATACAATTGCTCACACTTATGGACCGGGTTCTCGACAATCTGGACAACGCTATCAAGGAGGGGTGCAATGTTTAAAGCAGATGAACGCACCGCCGGACTCTATACCATCACCGTAACCCAGTTCGCTCTGGTCTTCATGCTTTCCGCTGTGGCCGTGGCCGTGCCTGCCCTTGGCCGCGAGTTCGGCGCCAGCGCTTCTCAGCTCGGACTGGTGGAATCAGGCTATATCTCCGCCGTGGCCATGCTCCTCTTTCCAGTCACCAAGCTGGCCGACAAGATTGGTCGTGGCGCAACGTTCGCCATGGGCGTACTGCTCTTCACTATTGTCAGCTTCGTGCTGCCCATGTGCACCAGCATGGACCAGTTCATCATCCTCCGCGTCTTTCAGGGCTGCGGTGGTGCAATGCTCGTGTCCACCGGTCTCGCCATCCTTGCCGACCTCTACCCCGGTCCTGGCCGGGCCAAGGCCCTCGGCATCGCTTCGGCTGGTGTATACCTCGGCCTCTCTGCCGGGCCGTGGCTTGGCGGCATGATCGTCACCCACTGGGGTTGGAGATGGGTCTTTTGGGCCGGCGGTATTCCGTGCGCACTGGTGTTCCTCCTCTCCCTCAAGACGTTGCCCGTCCGACCTGTGATCACCAAAGGCATCCGCTTTGACCCGTTGGGCGCGATCCTCATCGCCCTTGGCATGATCTTTCTCTCGCAGGGTGGCTCCCAACTGCATAACCCAACCGGGCAGATAATGTTGGCTGGCGGTATCGTCGCCCTGATCGCATTTGTTTTGTGGGAAAACCGGGCCAAAAGTCCGCTGCTGGACATGAAACTATTCCGCAGCAACCCGTCCTTTTCCCTTGGCAGCGCGGTGCAGTTCATCAGCTACTCTGCCACCTTTGGTGTGACCTTCCTGATCTCGCTCTACTTGCAGATATCTCAGGGGATGACCGCCAGTGAAGCTGGTATCGTACTCATGGCGCAGCCCCTGATGCAGGTGATTTTCTCACTGGTCAGCGGCAACTGGTGCGAACGCTGGGCACCGCACAAGGTGGCAACCATCGGCATGGGCCTCGCCACGCTGGGCCTCGGCGCAGCCATCTTCCTTGGCAACGAGGTATCCATACTCCACGTCGTCGTCCTGCTCGGCCTCTGCGGCGCAGGTAGCGCAATCTTCGCCACCGCCAACATGGCCGTGATCATGGGCGCAGTGGAGAAACAACATTACGGGGTAGCCTCTGCCGTGGTCGCCGCCATGCGCACCACCGGCATGACTGTCAGCCTCGTCTTCATCAGCGGCGTCTTTGCCATCATCATCGGTCCCCACGCCCTGCACGAAGGCAATGCTCCTGTATACGTGGAAGCCATGCATGTCGCTTTCATCGCCCTTACCATTTTCAGTGCTTCGGGCGTGATCATGTCAGCCCGTGCCCGAATGAAGAAACGCAATAGTGATACCCCTGCCCATGAAACACCGTACGAAAAGCCACTCGTAAAGGCTGCTGTCCCCATGAAGGGTGAGAGCTGTCCTGATCAGGCACAGCAATAAAAAAAGGGCCGTCCAACTGGGCGGCCCTTTTTACGTTGCAATGAACTTTTCCTAGAACAGAGAACTGACGATCTCCTGCGCTTCTTCCTGAATCTGCTTCAGGTGCTCCTCACCCTTAAAGGACTCCGCATAAATCTTGTAGATATCCTCGGTGCCGGACGGACGCGCCGCGAACCAACCATTCTCTGTCGTCACCTTGAGGCCGCCAATGGCTGCACCGTTACCCGGTGCATGGGTCAGTTTGGCCGTGATTTCCTCGCCCGCGAGGGTATCGGCAGTGACCTTCTCCGAAGTCAGGGACTTGAACGCCGCCTTCTGCTCGCGGTTGGCCGGAGCCTGAATGCGCTCGTACACGGGGGAGCCGTGTTTATCTTCAAGCGCACGGTAAAGCTCACCCGGATCGAGGCTGGTACGGGCAGTGATCTCGGCAGCAAGCAGATTCATGATAATGCCGTCCTTGTCCGTGGTCCACACAGAACCATCAAAGCGAACAAAGCTGGCTCCGGCAGACTCTTCGCCTCCAAAGGCGCAGGAACCATCGAGCAGTCCATCCACGAACCACTTGAAACCGACAGGCACCTCGCTCATGCGACGGCCCAAGTCATTGGCTACACGGTCGATCATGGAGCTGGAAACCAGCGTCTTGCCGATGGCGGCCTCCGGGCTCCAGCCCGGACGATGAGAGAAAAGATATTCGATGGCAACGGAAAGGTAATGGTTCGGATTGAGCAGACCGGAGCTGCGCGTCACGATACCGTGGCGGTCGTAATCCGGATCGTTGCCAAAGGCGATATCATAACTGTCCTTGTGCTCAATGAGCGAGGCCATGGCCCACGGCGAGGAACAATCCATACGGATCTTGCCGTCACGGTCCACGGTCATGAAGGAAAAAGAGGGATCAATGGCGCGGTTGGTGATGGTCATGTCCAGACCGTACATCTCGGCCATGGGCTCCCAGAAAGCGATGCCCGAGCCGCCCATGGGGTCCACACCGATCTTGAGATCGGAAGACGCGAGCAGCTCCATATCCACTACGTTCCGTAAGTCGGAAATATATGGCGTGATGTAGTCGTAGTGAATGGTTGTATCCAGCTTGAGAGCACGCTCAAAGGGGATACGCTTTACATCCGCGAGGTCACCTTCGAGAATCTCGTTGGCCCGCTTCTGGATGGTGCCGGTCACATCGGTTCCGGCCGGGCCGCCCTCGGGCGGGTTGTACTTGTAACCGCCGTCGCGAGGCGGGTTGTGGGACGGGGTGATCACCACGCCGTCAGCGAGACTGGAAGCATGGTCGCGATTCCAGGTGAGGATGGCGTGGGAGATGACAGGGGTGGGCGTGTAGCCGAGGCCTTCCTGAATACGAACGGTCACACCGTTAGCCGCGAAGACTTCCAGCGCGGAAGCCAGCGCAGGCTCACTCAGGGCGTGGGTATCCATTCCGAGATGAAGTGGCCCGACAATGCCTGCCGAAGCGCGGTACTCACAGACAGCTTGAGACACGGCAAGGATATGATCTTCATTGAAGCTACCGTCCAGCGAGCAACCGCGGTGTCCGGACGTGCCAAAGGAAATGCGGCAGCCGGGATCGGTCGGATCGGGTTTGGTCCGGTAGTATGCGGAAACAAGACGGGGGATATTGGTCAGGATTTCCTGAGGCGCGGGTTTTCCGGCCAGTTCGTGCAAAGCCACTGAGGTTCTCCGAGGTTAGATTTCCATGTTTTCCATCACGGCCTTCTGCATATCCAGATCGGCAATACGTTCGTTTGCCTCCCTGAGCCGCTTGACCAGAATTTCGTAAAACATCTTGTAGAAAAACGCCTGCACCGCCAGCTTGGCGCGACCTTCCAATTCATCAAAAAAACTTATGTCCAACGCGAGACAACGAGCGGGCCGTCTGGCCAGCACAGACGCCGACCGAGGCGAGGAATCCACGATGCCCATTTCACCAAACACCGCGTTCGGCTTGTCCAGTACGCCGACCTCGATACCATCCACCTGAACAGAAAGTTTGCCTTTCATCAGAAAAAACATGCACTGATCCAACTCTCCCTGATTGATGATCGCCTCCCGCTTGTCATAGTCGCGGATGGTCACCGTCTTCATAACCTCATTGAGCAACGGCCCAGTCAGGGGGTTGAAAGCGGGGATCTTTTTGATGGCGTCCACCAGAGCCGTATCATTGGGGTCGAACTGAACTATATCCATGGCGATTATATACTCGGCATCTGAACCGACAAATCTTTAAGTTCATCTTCCAGCTTCAGTATTCGAGCGTTGGCGTCACGAACACGGGCCGCAAGGATTTCAGAAAATATCCGATAAAACAACCCCTTGGACGCGAGATCGTCGACTGTTTTCATCTGGTCGAGGAATGATCCGTCCATGGCAAGACAAATAACCTGCTCGCGGGCTGTTATTGTGGCAGACCTCGGCTCGGCATCGACCATGCCCATTTCGCCGAAGACATCACCCACTTTGGATATCACTCCCACGCCAAGACCTTCTACTTGAACGGTGCAACTGCCCTGAGCGAGGAAGAACACCATCTGATCCATCTCCCCCTCGGCAATAATCACCTCTCCTTCATCATAGCGGCGAATACGCCCCATTTTGACCACCTCGGCCAACTGTTCCGGCTCCATGGCGTCGAAAATGGGCATCTTTCGCAGCTGCGCCAGAATGCTCTTGTTTTCCGGGCTGAATTTGAACTCTTTCATGCAATGATCCTGTATCTGATGAAGGTGTCTGAAATACGTATCAAAAGGAATAAAAAAAAGCCACGACTACCGTGTGAACCTGCTCCCCTCTCCTAGAATGCCTGCGACGCCTGAAGTATTTTTCATATATGGATTATAATGCTATTCCACATAATTTTTTACGTGATATCTTAGACTGTCACGCGTATTTAAAACACACGCTTAAAAAGTGTTTTAGCTAATTTTATCAGTTTGTTACCATTCAACTCACAACAAGCATCCTGTCGCAATAATTGAGGGAGATACCATATGATCAACTGGCTTCTGAGTAAAATCTCACGAGCGATCCTTATTCCGACCATCGCGCTGATCGTCATCGGCGTGACGTCGTTGGTCTTTTACGTAAAGGATTCATCGTACAACATGGTGCTGCACAACGAAACGCAGGCAGCGGAAACCGTGTCCAAGAATATTACGGAAACCCTCGACCTGTTCATTGAGAGCAACAAAGGGTCTGCCAAGATGCTGGCAGAAAGCGACCATATTCAAAAAATGTTGTCCGGGGCTGAAGCAGTTCCGCACCAGGAGATGCTCTCCTATGTGAAAAGCAACAAAAACCTCTGGGCAACCCTGGTTTTCGATGCCTCAGGCAAATGCGTGGCTGGCGCTTCATTTGACGGCGGCAACCTCGCAGGCCTCGACCTCTCATCCCGCCCCTATGTTCAGGCGGCACTTTCCGGCAAAAATGAATTTGTCTCCCAAACGATCTTCAAGGCCAAAACCGACGGCTCTCTCCTTTTCGGCGTCAGCGCACCTGTCCGTGACGAGAACGGCAAGGTCATCGGCGGTGTAGGCATTTTCGCCAACTGGCTCAACTTCTGCAAGAAATTCATCGACCCCGTGGTCATCGGCAATGATGGATACGGCTTTATCCTCGATTCCAACGGTCACTTCATCTACCATCCCAAAAACAAATCCGTTATCTTGCAGGACTATAGCCAGCATGAGTTCGTTCGTACCGCCATGCGCGAAAAGGATGGGAAAATCACCTACGAATGGGACGGTGAATCCAAGCTGATGGTCTTCCACACCGACAAGTCAACCGGCTGGATCGTCTGCATGTCCGCCTATGAGGTGGACCTCGCTTCCAAAGCCGTGGAACAGGGCTACGTGCTCATGGGCATCGGCGGCGGCATCATTATCCTTCTCATCCTGCTCATCTTCATGTTCATGAAGCGCCTTGTGGTTACCCCTGTGGGCAAGGCCATGACCCTGGCTGCAGACATGGCCGACGGCGATCTGGTCCGCGACATTTCCAGCGACTCTCCCAACGAGCTCGGCAACCTGATGCGTTCCATGGGCTCCATGGTCGTGTCCCTGCGCCGTGTGGTTCACGACGTCAAATCAGCCGCCGAGCAGGTGGCCGCAGGCAGTGAGGAAATCGCCGCCTCTGCCGAGCAGATGAGTGAAGGTTCCGTCGAGCAGGCCGCCAGCGTGGAGGAGATTTCCTCCTCCGTGGAAACCATGGCCAACAACATCAAGATAAACATGGAAACCGCTCAGGAGACCAAGGATATCGCGGTCAAGACCGCCAAGGACGCAGGTGAAGGCGGCGACGCGGTCAAGCAGACCGTCACCGCCATGCGCGACATCGCGGACCGTACCTCTATCATCGAAGAAATTGCCCGTCAGACCAACCTGCTCGCACTCAACGCCGCTATTGAGGCAGCTCGTGCCGGTGAGCACGGCAAGGGGTTCGCAGTGGTCGCCGCTGAAGTTCGCAAGCTGGCTGAGCGCTCCGGCGTGGCCGCAGCCGAGATCAGCGATCTGACCGGCAACAGCCTGGCCGTGGCCGAAAAGGCCGGCACCATGCTGGAACAGATCGTCAAGGACATCCGCCACAATGAGACCCTGGTTCAGGAAGTGGCAGCAGCCAGCCAGGAACAGCACGCTTCCGCCCAGCAGATCACGGTAGCCATCCAGCACCTCGACGTGGTCGTCCAGAAGAACGCGTCCTTCTCCGAAGAGCTCTCCGCCACCTCGCAGGAGCTCTCCAGCCAGGCTGTGCAGTTGCAAGAAACCATGGAGTTCTTCACCGTGGACGACAGCGGCTACGGAAATGGCCACGGACACGGCAAGGGGAATGGCTCCCATGTGGTAAAAGGCAACCCGGTGCGCGTTGTCGCCACACCGACACCACGCAAGGCCCTGTCTCATAACATCGATGACCAGTTCGAACGTTTCTAAACCAACACCAACAACAAAAGCGGCGCACCCATCAGGATGCGCCGCTTTTTCTTTTTCTCTCCGGGAACTAGCCTTTCAGCTTGTCCAATTCCTCGTTCAACTCGGAAATATGATCATTGGCATCGCGCAGGCGAACGGCCAGCACTTCGGCAAAGACCCGGTACATGACCGCCTGGGTGAAAATTTTGCTGACATCGCCCATTCCGCCAATAGCCGTGTCATCGAGCGCGACTACCAGCGCAGTGCTCCGGGTGGTGATGGTAGCTGATCGAGGACTGCCGTCGATGATACCCATCTCACCAAAGACATCCCCGAGCCGTTTGAGCGAGCCCACCACTGTTCCATGTACTGAAATCTCCAGATCTCCGAAAATCAGAAAGAAGACCTGATTGTCGAATTCACCTTCGGAAATAATCACTTCATTCTTGTCATAACGGCGAATGGACGCGGCTTTCATGGCCTCGCGAATATGGCTGTCAGGCAGAGCATCAAAGGCGGGTACGTTGCGCAACCGCTCCATGATATCATCATTGGCCGGATCAAAGGGAACTTCCTTCATGGCTCCTCCAGTAGCTGGAATAATCGTAATTATCCCATACTTGCCACAAAAGACGGCATGAATCGATGATTATTTCACTTGTTTGGACAAGGCGCGCACCCGCTCCAGCACCGGGGGATGGCCATAGTCCAGCCAAACGGTCAACGGGTGAGGTGTCAGATTGGAGAGATTGCTGGCCGACAGCTTCTTCAGTGCGGAGATCATGGCCCCGGGATCGCCGGTCGTCTCGGCAGCATATGCGTCCGCCTCAAACTCATGCTTGCGCGACACACGATTTGCCAGCACAGAAAGTACCAGCGACACCGGGGTATACAACAGCACGAAAAACACCAGCCCGGCATAGTTGGACATATTCTCCATGCCGAATGCCGCGAACAGCCCGGGAGAATGCATGAAAATGGACATGAGGTAGAAGACGACCCCGGTCTTGAGAATGCCCACTGCCAGTCGCTTGCGAATGTGCCCGCGCTTGGCGTGGCCCACCTCGTGAGCCAGCACGGCCACGATCTCACTGGTATCCTGATCGTCGATGAGAGTATCAAACAGGGCTATGCGTCGACGTTTGCCAAATCCTGTAAAGAAAGCATTGCCCTTGGTGGATCGCTTGGAACCATCCATGACGAAAATCCCGCTCAATTCGAACTGTGTCTTGCGAGCATATTCCACCAGCGCGGTTCGCAGTTCCCCTTCCTCGAGCGGCGTGAACTTGTTGAACAACGGCAGGATCCAGGTGGGAGCCACGTATGTCAGGCCAAGGGTGAAGGCGGTCGCCAATCCCCAGCACCACAGCCATGCGGACTGGCCGGTCTTGTCAAAAAAATAGAGGATACCCGCCAGCAGGCCGCCACCCAGCAGCGTATTCAAAACCAGCCCCTTGATGCGGTCCGTCACGAATGTCTTCACCGTAGTGGTATTGAAACCGAAGCGATTCTCCAGAACGAAGGTCTGGTATATCTCAAACGGCAGGCTTACGGCGTAGCTCGCCAGACTGAGCAGACCGATATAGGCCAGCCCTGTGGGTATCTGCCCCCACTCCATTGTTCGAAGCCAGACATCAAGCCAGTTGAACACGCCGCCCAGAATCAGGGCGAATGTCAATACGGTTCCGGCCGTATCCGCCAGCGTGGAAAAGCGCATGGAGGCACGGGCGTACCGTTGGGATTTGGCATAGGTTTCAGCGTCATAGACGTCGATGAACTCAGCAGGAACTTCCGGGGACAGATGACGGCTGCCAAGGATATTGGACAACACGCCAAGCAGCCACGACAAAGCGAGGGATGCGAGGATGACAACGAGAAAAGCGTTCAAGAGGGCTCCAGGGTGTATGTTGGCTGCGGACAACAGGCACGGGCCATTACTGGTAATATACCGGCTCGGTAGGCTATCCGTACACACCTCCCGCGTCAACCGGGGAGATCATATTCCTTGTCTGCAACTCGTCATATCTGCCCACCCCTGATTTCTGAGCTCCCTAAAGAATCCTAGCCATTTGGGAAGACACACTTAATTTCTCATGCTCTTGCTAAATAATCTGCCGTATATTAACGTGCGCTGTAACAGGAACGATACAACAATCGGGAACCGCTTAACGATGTCCAAAATAACCGCCAAGGAAATCCGCGAAGATATCGCCCGCTCTCGC of the Pseudodesulfovibrio sp. zrk46 genome contains:
- a CDS encoding MarR family transcriptional regulator; amino-acid sequence: MIFKETKKKSPSYRAARIFRTNACLLDKKLAALGLCHGQLPYLLGVATQAGQTQDELATSIRVHRAATARTLKGMEDAGLITRKENPENRRQKLVYPTDKANALIDDVLAILDEQNELMLKGFTTEEKIQLLTLMDRVLDNLDNAIKEGCNV
- a CDS encoding MFS transporter; the encoded protein is MFKADERTAGLYTITVTQFALVFMLSAVAVAVPALGREFGASASQLGLVESGYISAVAMLLFPVTKLADKIGRGATFAMGVLLFTIVSFVLPMCTSMDQFIILRVFQGCGGAMLVSTGLAILADLYPGPGRAKALGIASAGVYLGLSAGPWLGGMIVTHWGWRWVFWAGGIPCALVFLLSLKTLPVRPVITKGIRFDPLGAILIALGMIFLSQGGSQLHNPTGQIMLAGGIVALIAFVLWENRAKSPLLDMKLFRSNPSFSLGSAVQFISYSATFGVTFLISLYLQISQGMTASEAGIVLMAQPLMQVIFSLVSGNWCERWAPHKVATIGMGLATLGLGAAIFLGNEVSILHVVVLLGLCGAGSAIFATANMAVIMGAVEKQHYGVASAVVAAMRTTGMTVSLVFISGVFAIIIGPHALHEGNAPVYVEAMHVAFIALTIFSASGVIMSARARMKKRNSDTPAHETPYEKPLVKAAVPMKGESCPDQAQQ
- the pgm gene encoding phosphoglucomutase (alpha-D-glucose-1,6-bisphosphate-dependent) — encoded protein: MALHELAGKPAPQEILTNIPRLVSAYYRTKPDPTDPGCRISFGTSGHRGCSLDGSFNEDHILAVSQAVCEYRASAGIVGPLHLGMDTHALSEPALASALEVFAANGVTVRIQEGLGYTPTPVISHAILTWNRDHASSLADGVVITPSHNPPRDGGYKYNPPEGGPAGTDVTGTIQKRANEILEGDLADVKRIPFERALKLDTTIHYDYITPYISDLRNVVDMELLASSDLKIGVDPMGGSGIAFWEPMAEMYGLDMTITNRAIDPSFSFMTVDRDGKIRMDCSSPWAMASLIEHKDSYDIAFGNDPDYDRHGIVTRSSGLLNPNHYLSVAIEYLFSHRPGWSPEAAIGKTLVSSSMIDRVANDLGRRMSEVPVGFKWFVDGLLDGSCAFGGEESAGASFVRFDGSVWTTDKDGIIMNLLAAEITARTSLDPGELYRALEDKHGSPVYERIQAPANREQKAAFKSLTSEKVTADTLAGEEITAKLTHAPGNGAAIGGLKVTTENGWFAARPSGTEDIYKIYAESFKGEEHLKQIQEEAQEIVSSLF
- a CDS encoding cyclic nucleotide-binding domain-containing protein → MDIVQFDPNDTALVDAIKKIPAFNPLTGPLLNEVMKTVTIRDYDKREAIINQGELDQCMFFLMKGKLSVQVDGIEVGVLDKPNAVFGEMGIVDSSPRSASVLARRPARCLALDISFFDELEGRAKLAVQAFFYKMFYEILVKRLREANERIADLDMQKAVMENMEI
- a CDS encoding cyclic nucleotide-binding domain-containing protein, producing MKEFKFSPENKSILAQLRKMPIFDAMEPEQLAEVVKMGRIRRYDEGEVIIAEGEMDQMVFFLAQGSCTVQVEGLGVGVISKVGDVFGEMGMVDAEPRSATITAREQVICLAMDGSFLDQMKTVDDLASKGLFYRIFSEILAARVRDANARILKLEDELKDLSVQMPSI
- a CDS encoding methyl-accepting chemotaxis protein, which produces MINWLLSKISRAILIPTIALIVIGVTSLVFYVKDSSYNMVLHNETQAAETVSKNITETLDLFIESNKGSAKMLAESDHIQKMLSGAEAVPHQEMLSYVKSNKNLWATLVFDASGKCVAGASFDGGNLAGLDLSSRPYVQAALSGKNEFVSQTIFKAKTDGSLLFGVSAPVRDENGKVIGGVGIFANWLNFCKKFIDPVVIGNDGYGFILDSNGHFIYHPKNKSVILQDYSQHEFVRTAMREKDGKITYEWDGESKLMVFHTDKSTGWIVCMSAYEVDLASKAVEQGYVLMGIGGGIIILLILLIFMFMKRLVVTPVGKAMTLAADMADGDLVRDISSDSPNELGNLMRSMGSMVVSLRRVVHDVKSAAEQVAAGSEEIAASAEQMSEGSVEQAASVEEISSSVETMANNIKINMETAQETKDIAVKTAKDAGEGGDAVKQTVTAMRDIADRTSIIEEIARQTNLLALNAAIEAARAGEHGKGFAVVAAEVRKLAERSGVAAAEISDLTGNSLAVAEKAGTMLEQIVKDIRHNETLVQEVAAASQEQHASAQQITVAIQHLDVVVQKNASFSEELSATSQELSSQAVQLQETMEFFTVDDSGYGNGHGHGKGNGSHVVKGNPVRVVATPTPRKALSHNIDDQFERF
- a CDS encoding cyclic nucleotide-binding domain-containing protein codes for the protein MKEVPFDPANDDIMERLRNVPAFDALPDSHIREAMKAASIRRYDKNEVIISEGEFDNQVFFLIFGDLEISVHGTVVGSLKRLGDVFGEMGIIDGSPRSATITTRSTALVVALDDTAIGGMGDVSKIFTQAVMYRVFAEVLAVRLRDANDHISELNEELDKLKG
- a CDS encoding M48 family metallopeptidase, which translates into the protein MNAFLVVILASLALSWLLGVLSNILGSRHLSPEVPAEFIDVYDAETYAKSQRYARASMRFSTLADTAGTVLTFALILGGVFNWLDVWLRTMEWGQIPTGLAYIGLLSLASYAVSLPFEIYQTFVLENRFGFNTTTVKTFVTDRIKGLVLNTLLGGGLLAGILYFFDKTGQSAWLWCWGLATAFTLGLTYVAPTWILPLFNKFTPLEEGELRTALVEYARKTQFELSGIFVMDGSKRSTKGNAFFTGFGKRRRIALFDTLIDDQDTSEIVAVLAHEVGHAKRGHIRKRLAVGILKTGVVFYLMSIFMHSPGLFAAFGMENMSNYAGLVFFVLLYTPVSLVLSVLANRVSRKHEFEADAYAAETTGDPGAMISALKKLSASNLSNLTPHPLTVWLDYGHPPVLERVRALSKQVK